Proteins encoded in a region of the Stieleria neptunia genome:
- a CDS encoding efflux RND transporter periplasmic adaptor subunit yields MKMLVKMLVLIGVLAGIGTVGYKPAMTYWEERHRMKWETAAIVRGDVTRYVNSTGSVRPVQSVLVGSVVSGPIEELNVDFNDEVKKGDVLATIDPRLFKADVARDEATLATRKAELERIEAELIQANNSYDRGQKLYTKSVGFLSDSEMDALVFEVKSLEAQLKVAHAMIQQAEASLENSRANLNYCEITAPVDGMIIDRKIDPGQTLAASFQTPELFIVAPDLRDQVHVFASVDEADIGLVQKAQAESRPVTFTVDAHPDELFTGEIEQIRVSSVANQNVVTYPVVIVTSNPDLKLLPGMTASISFEVDSISDVPKLPNAALRFFPEEIEWVRESDRHLIDGSTWKAKRDRDDQEQQLPAAEKAKKRRVRNKRHVWVVDGKLLRAVEIETGLSESGFTELKSGALSVGDSLVTGQEVKK; encoded by the coding sequence ATGAAGATGCTTGTCAAAATGCTGGTCCTGATTGGCGTTTTGGCTGGTATTGGTACAGTCGGATACAAACCGGCGATGACCTATTGGGAAGAACGTCATCGGATGAAGTGGGAAACCGCCGCGATCGTCCGCGGGGATGTGACGCGGTATGTCAATTCCACCGGTTCGGTACGGCCGGTCCAATCGGTGCTGGTCGGTTCGGTCGTCTCGGGGCCGATCGAGGAGCTGAACGTCGATTTCAATGACGAGGTCAAAAAGGGTGACGTGTTGGCGACGATCGACCCGCGGCTTTTCAAAGCCGACGTCGCCAGGGACGAAGCGACCCTGGCCACGCGAAAGGCGGAACTGGAACGGATCGAAGCGGAGTTGATCCAGGCCAACAACAGCTACGATCGCGGTCAGAAGTTGTACACCAAGAGCGTCGGCTTCCTCTCCGACAGCGAAATGGACGCGCTCGTGTTCGAAGTGAAGTCGTTGGAAGCGCAGTTAAAAGTCGCGCACGCGATGATTCAGCAGGCCGAGGCGTCGCTGGAAAATTCACGGGCGAACCTGAATTACTGTGAGATCACGGCTCCGGTCGACGGCATGATCATCGACCGAAAGATCGACCCCGGACAAACACTTGCCGCCTCGTTTCAGACGCCGGAACTGTTCATCGTCGCCCCGGATCTGCGTGACCAGGTTCACGTGTTCGCCTCCGTTGACGAAGCGGACATCGGGCTGGTTCAAAAGGCTCAAGCTGAATCGCGGCCGGTGACGTTCACCGTCGACGCCCACCCCGACGAGTTGTTCACCGGCGAGATCGAGCAGATTCGCGTCAGCAGCGTCGCCAACCAGAACGTGGTCACCTATCCCGTCGTCATCGTGACCAGCAATCCCGACTTGAAACTGTTGCCCGGAATGACAGCCAGCATCTCGTTCGAAGTCGATTCGATCAGCGATGTGCCGAAATTGCCCAACGCCGCACTCCGTTTCTTTCCCGAAGAGATCGAGTGGGTGCGCGAGTCCGACCGGCACCTGATCGATGGGTCGACGTGGAAAGCGAAGCGCGATCGGGATGACCAGGAGCAGCAACTGCCGGCGGCGGAGAAAGCGAAGAAGCGAAGGGTGCGGAACAAGCGCCACGTCTGGGTCGTCGATGGAAAGTTGCTGCGCGCCGTGGAGATCGAAACCGGATTGAGCGAAAGCGGATTCACCGAGCTGAAGTCGGGAGCGCTTTCGGTCGGTGATTCATTGGTGACCGGCCAGGAAGTGAAAAAGTAA
- a CDS encoding YraN family protein — translation MTRPTPPRFIQHLWDRYSQWRFGRIDPEAPIGRRGEQAAARLLRQKGFVVVAESESDRGGEIDLIAADKKSRAVIFVEVKTLQTTRPGHPADRVDENKQARITRAALRFLKRRKLLGTPCRFDVIAIWWPKGESLPVKIEHYEHAFEAAGDFQLWS, via the coding sequence ATGACACGTCCAACGCCCCCGCGATTCATCCAGCATCTCTGGGATCGCTATTCCCAGTGGCGTTTCGGGCGGATCGATCCCGAGGCCCCGATCGGCCGTCGGGGCGAGCAAGCCGCCGCGCGGTTGCTGCGCCAAAAGGGATTCGTGGTGGTCGCCGAAAGTGAATCCGACCGCGGCGGCGAAATCGATTTGATTGCCGCCGACAAGAAGTCCCGCGCGGTGATCTTCGTCGAAGTCAAAACGCTGCAGACGACCCGCCCGGGCCATCCGGCCGATCGGGTCGATGAAAACAAGCAGGCGCGGATCACCCGCGCCGCGTTGCGATTTCTCAAACGTCGCAAACTTCTCGGCACGCCATGCCGTTTCGATGTGATCGCCATCTGGTGGCCCAAGGGCGAATCGTTGCCGGTCAAGATCGAGCATTACGAACACGCCTTCGAAGCCGCCGGCGATTTCCAATTGTGGTCCTGA
- the rplS gene encoding 50S ribosomal protein L19 produces MSQAILDKVEQTAIKENPPKFEIGDTVDVHLRILEGNKERIQVFTGVVIALSGSGSKEMFTVRRIVAGEGVERKFPLHSPRIEKVEVKRSGVVRRAKLYFLRGRVGKAVRLKERRRS; encoded by the coding sequence ATGAGCCAAGCCATTCTGGACAAGGTCGAGCAGACCGCGATCAAAGAGAACCCGCCGAAGTTTGAAATCGGTGACACCGTTGATGTTCACCTGCGAATTCTGGAAGGCAACAAGGAGCGGATCCAGGTCTTCACCGGAGTCGTGATCGCCCTCTCCGGCAGCGGGTCCAAAGAGATGTTCACCGTCCGACGCATCGTCGCCGGTGAGGGGGTGGAGCGAAAATTCCCGCTGCACAGCCCCCGCATCGAAAAGGTCGAAGTCAAGCGGAGCGGTGTCGTGCGTCGCGCGAAACTGTACTTCCTGCGTGGCCGAGTCGGCAAAGCCGTGCGTCTGAAAGAACGCCGCCGATCCTAG